From the genome of Eucalyptus grandis isolate ANBG69807.140 chromosome 2, ASM1654582v1, whole genome shotgun sequence, one region includes:
- the LOC104416910 gene encoding probable ubiquitin-like-specific protease 2A, with translation MPKRKQREVLVVDDFCAAAGTNRRRNHNSTFSKHPNTLDTDKFECCFRNIWRDLSEDKKASFTFMDSLWFTLYMRESSREKVLKWIKKECIFSKKYVVIPIVCWSHWSLLILCHFGETKSKARTPCMILLDSLHMANPKRLEPAIRKFVVDIYQAEAKERPEKKWAISQIPLLVPKVPQQRNGEDCGRFVLYFTSLFVENAPTNFSTDDGYPYFMKEDWFRPQDLDNFCSRLRL, from the exons ATGCCGAAGAGGAAGCAACGCGAAGTCCTGGTCGTCGACGATTTCTGTGCTGCTGCAG GGACAAATAGGAGACGGAACCATAATTCTACCTTTTCCAAGCACCCAAATACGTTAGACACCGATAAGTTTGAGTGTTGTTTCAG GAATATATGGCGGGATCTTTCAGAAGATAAGAAGGCTTCGTTCACTTTTATGGACAGCCTGTGGTTTACCCTGTACATGAGAGAATCATCAAGGGAAAAGGTGCTGAAGTGGATTAAGAAGGAGTGCATCTTCTCCAAGAAATATGTTGTCATACCCATTGTTTGTTG GAGTCACTGGAGTCTCTTGATCTTATGTCATTTTGGCGAAACAAAATCAAAGGCCAGAACACCATGCATGATATTGCTTGATTCACTGCACATGGCAAACCCTAAAAGACTGGAACCTGCGATAAGAAA GTTTGTAGTGGACATTTATCAAGCTGAAGCCAAGGAGAGACCAGAAAAGAAATGGGCAATTTCTCAGATTCCGCTCTTGGTGCCTAAG GTACCGCAACAGAGAAATGGGGAGGACTGTGGCCGTTTTGTTCTTTACTTCACCAGTCTATTTGTTGAGAATGCTCCAACGAATTTCAGTACAGATGATGGCTACCCATACTTT ATGAAAGAGGACTGGTTTCGTCCTCAGGACTTGGATAATTTTTGCAGTAGACTTAGATTATAA
- the LOC104416942 gene encoding conserved oligomeric Golgi complex subunit 2 isoform X2, translating into MVESVPSPSPPPPAPAPRSAADLFSDPQDSHPLWFKPSAFLSGDFDSESYISELRTFVPFDTLRSELRSHLSSLNHELIDLINRDYNDFVNLSTKLVDVDAAIVRMRAPLLELRDKIEGFRGSVEGSLVALRNGLRQRSEAASAREVLELLLDTFHVVSKVEKLIKELPSVPADWSNGDVNPAENGSPLSNGVSLSHAAENGTNLRETQSMLLERIASEMNRLKFYIAHAQDLPFVENMEKRIQNASRLLDASLAHCFVDGLEHQDANAIYNCLRAYAAIDNTTSAEEIFRTTVVAPVIQKIIPYGQSGVAASGDALESDYQSIKQSIREDCKFLLDIASTENSGLHVFDFLANSILKEVLVAIQKAKPGAFSPGRPTEFLKNYNSSLDFLAHLEGYCPSRSAVAKFRGEAIYLEFMKQWNIGVYFSLRLQEIAGALDSALTTTSLVPLQNLSPDKESLTLKQSVTLLDSLKSCWRDDVLILSCSDKFLRLSLQLISRYSNWLSSGLAARKMGATGSHPGCEWAIAASHDDLIYVIHDVRFLAREVCGDYLGLVLQHLSSCSAEVHDSVKDSILQGGKSLNDIVPSIINAIVEALVEKSVEDLRQLKGITATYRMTNKPLPVRHSPYVAGVLRPLKTFLEGERANAYLTTDVRNALLLSAATEVTGRYNELASDLVNVARKTESSLQRIRQGAQRRAGASSDVSEQNVSDTDKICMQLFLDIQEYGRNLSVLGVEAADIPAYRSLWQCVAPPDRQNVISF; encoded by the exons ATGGTGGAATCCGtcccgtcgccgtcgccgccgcccccgGCGCCGGCGCCGAGATCGGCCGCGGATCTGTTCTCGGACCCGCAGGACTCCCACCCGCTCTGGTTCAAGCCCTCCGCCTTCCTCTCCGGGGACTTCGACTCCGAGTCCTACATCTCCGAGCTCCGCACCTTCGTCCCCTTCGACACCCTCCGGTCCGAGCTCCGGAGCCACCTCTCCTCCCTCAACCACGAGCTCATCGACCTCATCAACCGCGACTACAACGATTTCGTCAACCTCAGCACCAAGCTCGTCGACGTGGACGCCGCGATCGTGCGGATGCGGGCCCCGCTTCTGGAGCTGCGGGACAAGATCGAGGGGTTCCGGGGCAGCGTGGAGGGATCGCTCGTCGCCCTGCGCAACGGCCTGAGGCAGCGGTCGGAGGCCGCGTCCGCGAGGGAGGTGCTGGAGCTGTTGCTCGACACGTTCCACGTGGTGTCCAAGGTCGAGAAGCTGATCAAGGAGCTCCCGAGCGTGCCTGCCGATTGGTCGAATGGGGATGTGAATCCGGCGGAGAACGGATCCCCCCTCAGTAACGGAGTGTCCTTGAGTCATGCTGCCGAGAATGGAACGAATCTACGAGAGACTCAAAGCATGCTTCTGGAGAGGATTGCCAGTGAGATGAATCGGCTCAAGTTCTACATAGCTCACGCacag GACCTACCTTTTGTTGAGAACATGGAGAAGAGGATTCAGAATGCCAGCAGGCTGCTTGATGCAAGCTTGGCTCATTGTTTTGTAGATGGgttggagcatcaagatgccaATGCAATTTACAATTGTCTACGTGCATATGCTGCTATCGATAACACCACTAGTGCTGAAGAAATTTTCCGGACCACTGTCGTGGCTCCTGTGATACAGAAAATTATTCCATATGGACAGTCCGGAGTGGCAGCATCAGGAGATGCGCTTGAAAGTGATTACCAATCAATTAAGCAAAGTATAAGAGAAGATTGTAAATTTTTACTGGATATTGCTTCCACAG AAAATTCCGGCTTACATGTATTTGATTTCTTGGCTAATTCAATCCTTAAAGAGGTTCTGGTTGCTATTCAAAAGGCAAAGCCCGGTGCCTTTTCTCCAGGAAGACCCACAGAATTCTTAAAAAACTACAATTCAAGTCTCGATTTTTTAGCTCATCTGGAAG GCTACTGTCCATCCAGATCTGCTGTTGCTAAATTTCGTGGAGAAGCAATCTATCTAGAGTTCATGAAGCAATGGAATATTGGGGTTTACTTTTCGTTAAG ATTGCAGGAGATAGCAGGGGCATTAGATTCAGCACTTACGACAACTAGTCTTGTACCACTTCAGAATCTAAGTCCTGACAAAGAAAGTCTGACGTTGAAGCAAAGTGTTACACTGTTGGATAGCCTCAAATCCTGCTGGAGAGATGATGTTCTCATTCTCTCCTGCTCTGACAAGTTTCTGCGCTTATCTTTGCAGCTTATTTCCAG GTATTCTAATTGGTTGTCATCTGGACTTGCCGCTCGCAAGATGGGTGCTACGGGGTCGCATCCCGGATGTGAGTGGGCTATCGCTGCTTCGCACGATGACTTAATCTAT GTTATTCATGATGTACGTTTTCTTGCAAGAGAAGTCTGTGGTGATTACCTGGGCCTTGTGCTTCAGCATCTCTCTTCGTGCTCTGCCGAAGTTCATGATTCTGTGAAAGACAGCATTTTGCAGGGAGGAAAATCCTTGAATGACATTGTACCTTCAATCATCAATGCAATTGTGGAAGCTCTGGTTGAGAAGTCTGTTGAG GACTTAAGGCAGCTGAAGGGGATAACAGCGACTTACCGGATGACGAATAAACCTCTTCCTGTCAGGCATTCACCATACGTAGCAGGCGTGTTGCGTCCCCTGAAG ACTTTTCTGGAAGGCGAGCGTGCAAATGCATACTTGACTACAGATGTTAGAAATGCACTGCTACTGAGTGCTGCAACTGAGGTTACCGGCCGCTACAATGAATTGGCCTCTGACCTTGTTAATGTG GCTAGGAAAACAGAATCTTCGCTTCAAAGAATACGTCAGGGTGCACAGAGACGAGCTGGAGCAAGCTCGGATGTATCAGAACAAAATGTGTCTGACACGGATAAGATCTGTATGCAGTTATTCCTGGACATTCAG GAGTATGGGCGCAACCTTTCTGTGCTCGGAGTTGAAGCAGCTGATATCCCAGCGTATCGTTCCTTATGGCAGTGTGTTGCTCCTCCGGACAGGCAAAATGTGATCAGTTTCTAG
- the LOC104416919 gene encoding cytochrome P450 94B3, with translation MSILLFVGFSVILYAFLSLIHHNLSKKTSSSSSSLRMSHGPPSYPIIGCLLSFYRNRSRLLDWYTDLLSRSPTQTIVIHRLGACRTVVTANPDNVEHVLKANFHNYPKGVPFTSILGDLLGCGIFNVDGPLWSTQRKLASHEFSTHSLRDFVLRMLEAEVENRLLPLLQDYADTDRTLDLQDLLKRFTFDTVCQVSLGTDPDCLDLSRPLPPLVTAFENASRICAMRATSPVYLVWKIKRALSIGSEKKLAEAVKLVHGDILDIIRNRKKKLLQENGDQQIKYDGDLLSRFLAAGHSEEMVRDMVISFVMAGRDTTSAAMTWLFWLLAQNSNAEQAIISEIDSILDQSCNKFLEFENLKEMKFLKACLCESMRLYPPIAWDSKHATVDDVLPDGTPVRKGDRVTYFPYGMGRMEELWGKDRLEFKPDRWLVGPGMEDGAKGGLRAVSPFKYPVFQAGPRVCLGKEMAFIQMKYVVASILRRFEIRPVLENGPIFVPLLTAHMAGGLKVAVKKRT, from the coding sequence ATGTCTATTCTCCTGTTTGTAGGGTTTTCTGTGATCTTGTATGCCTTCCTCTCCCTCATTCACCATAACCTCAGCAAGaagacctcctcctcctcctcttcactTCGTATGAGCCACGGCCCTCCTTCTTATCCCATCATTGGGTGTCTCCTCTCTTTCTACCGGAACCGTTCCCGCCTTCTCGACTGGTACACCGACCTCCTGTCCCGATCCCCTACCCAGACCATCGTGATTCACCGGCTCGGCGCGTGCCGCACGGTCGTCACTGCCAACCCTGACAACGTCGAGCACGTCCTCAAGGCCAACTTCCACAACTACCCCAAGGGCGTCCCCTTCACCAGCATCCTTGGCGACTTACTTGGCTGCGGCATCTTCAACGTTGACGGTCCTCTCTGGAGCACCCAGCGCAAGCTTGCCAGCCATGAGTTCAGCACCCATTCATTGAGGGACTTTGTCCTGCGGATGCTTGAAGCTGAAGTCGAGAACCGGCTCTTGCCGCTTCTCCAAGACTATGCCGACACTGATCGAACCCTAGACCTTCAAGACTTGCTCAAGAGGTTCACTTTCGACACTGTGTGCCAGGTTTCTTTAGGCACCGACCCGGATTGCCTCGACCTCTCGCGCCCGCTGCCTCCTCTGGTGACTGCCTTCGAAAATGCTTCCAGGATATGCGCAATGCGGGCCACCTCCCCAGTTTATCTGGTCTGGAAGATCAAGAGGGCATTGAGCATCGGGTCCGAAAAGAAGCTTGCTGAAGCTGTCAAGCTCGTGCATGGCGATATACTTGATATAATCCGGAAcaggaagaagaagctgctcCAGGAGAATGGCGATCAGCAGATAAAATACGACGGCGACCTCTTGTCTCGGTTTCTTGCCGCCGGGCACAGTGAAGAGATGGTGCGGGACATGGTGATAAGCTTCGTGATGGCCGGGAGAGATACCACATCGGCAGCGATGACGTGGCTCTTCTGGCTGCTTGCTCAGAACTCGAATGCCGAGCAGGCGATCATAAGTGAAATTGACTCGATTCTTGACCAGAGCTGCAACAAGTTCTTGGAATTCGAAAACTTGAAGGAGATGAAGTTCCTGAAGGCATGCCTTTGTGAATCAATGAGGCTGTACCCGCCGATCGCATGGGACTCAAAGCACGCCACTGTGGACGACGTGTTGCCGGATGGGACCCCGGTGAGGAAGGGCGATAGAGTGACGTACTTTCCCTACGGGATGGGGAGGATGGAGGAGCTGTGGGGCAAGGACAGGCTCGAGTTCAAACCGGACCGGTGGCTGGTGGGACCAGGAATGGAAGATGGTGCCAAGGGGGGGTTGAGAGCGGTGAGTCCGTTCAAGTACCCGGTTTTTCAGGCCGGTCCAAGGGTGTGCCTCGGGAAGGAGATGGCCTTCATCCAGATGAAGTATGTCGTGGCATCGATCTTGAGGAGGTTTGAGATCAGACCGGTTCTCGAGAACGGGCCCATTTTTGTTCCTCTGTTGACCGCGCACATGGCCGGAGGGCTGAAGGTGGCGGTCAAGAAAAGGACCTAA
- the LOC104416942 gene encoding conserved oligomeric Golgi complex subunit 2 isoform X1: MVESVPSPSPPPPAPAPRSAADLFSDPQDSHPLWFKPSAFLSGDFDSESYISELRTFVPFDTLRSELRSHLSSLNHELIDLINRDYNDFVNLSTKLVDVDAAIVRMRAPLLELRDKIEGFRGSVEGSLVALRNGLRQRSEAASAREVLELLLDTFHVVSKVEKLIKELPSVPADWSNGDVNPAENGSPLSNGVSLSHAAENGTNLRETQSMLLERIASEMNRLKFYIAHAQVSLSVCVSVYLYRQVQDLPFVENMEKRIQNASRLLDASLAHCFVDGLEHQDANAIYNCLRAYAAIDNTTSAEEIFRTTVVAPVIQKIIPYGQSGVAASGDALESDYQSIKQSIREDCKFLLDIASTENSGLHVFDFLANSILKEVLVAIQKAKPGAFSPGRPTEFLKNYNSSLDFLAHLEGYCPSRSAVAKFRGEAIYLEFMKQWNIGVYFSLRLQEIAGALDSALTTTSLVPLQNLSPDKESLTLKQSVTLLDSLKSCWRDDVLILSCSDKFLRLSLQLISRYSNWLSSGLAARKMGATGSHPGCEWAIAASHDDLIYVIHDVRFLAREVCGDYLGLVLQHLSSCSAEVHDSVKDSILQGGKSLNDIVPSIINAIVEALVEKSVEDLRQLKGITATYRMTNKPLPVRHSPYVAGVLRPLKTFLEGERANAYLTTDVRNALLLSAATEVTGRYNELASDLVNVARKTESSLQRIRQGAQRRAGASSDVSEQNVSDTDKICMQLFLDIQEYGRNLSVLGVEAADIPAYRSLWQCVAPPDRQNVISF, translated from the exons ATGGTGGAATCCGtcccgtcgccgtcgccgccgcccccgGCGCCGGCGCCGAGATCGGCCGCGGATCTGTTCTCGGACCCGCAGGACTCCCACCCGCTCTGGTTCAAGCCCTCCGCCTTCCTCTCCGGGGACTTCGACTCCGAGTCCTACATCTCCGAGCTCCGCACCTTCGTCCCCTTCGACACCCTCCGGTCCGAGCTCCGGAGCCACCTCTCCTCCCTCAACCACGAGCTCATCGACCTCATCAACCGCGACTACAACGATTTCGTCAACCTCAGCACCAAGCTCGTCGACGTGGACGCCGCGATCGTGCGGATGCGGGCCCCGCTTCTGGAGCTGCGGGACAAGATCGAGGGGTTCCGGGGCAGCGTGGAGGGATCGCTCGTCGCCCTGCGCAACGGCCTGAGGCAGCGGTCGGAGGCCGCGTCCGCGAGGGAGGTGCTGGAGCTGTTGCTCGACACGTTCCACGTGGTGTCCAAGGTCGAGAAGCTGATCAAGGAGCTCCCGAGCGTGCCTGCCGATTGGTCGAATGGGGATGTGAATCCGGCGGAGAACGGATCCCCCCTCAGTAACGGAGTGTCCTTGAGTCATGCTGCCGAGAATGGAACGAATCTACGAGAGACTCAAAGCATGCTTCTGGAGAGGATTGCCAGTGAGATGAATCGGCTCAAGTTCTACATAGCTCACGCacaggtctctctctctgtctgtgtCTCTGTCTATCTCTATCGGCAAG TACAGGACCTACCTTTTGTTGAGAACATGGAGAAGAGGATTCAGAATGCCAGCAGGCTGCTTGATGCAAGCTTGGCTCATTGTTTTGTAGATGGgttggagcatcaagatgccaATGCAATTTACAATTGTCTACGTGCATATGCTGCTATCGATAACACCACTAGTGCTGAAGAAATTTTCCGGACCACTGTCGTGGCTCCTGTGATACAGAAAATTATTCCATATGGACAGTCCGGAGTGGCAGCATCAGGAGATGCGCTTGAAAGTGATTACCAATCAATTAAGCAAAGTATAAGAGAAGATTGTAAATTTTTACTGGATATTGCTTCCACAG AAAATTCCGGCTTACATGTATTTGATTTCTTGGCTAATTCAATCCTTAAAGAGGTTCTGGTTGCTATTCAAAAGGCAAAGCCCGGTGCCTTTTCTCCAGGAAGACCCACAGAATTCTTAAAAAACTACAATTCAAGTCTCGATTTTTTAGCTCATCTGGAAG GCTACTGTCCATCCAGATCTGCTGTTGCTAAATTTCGTGGAGAAGCAATCTATCTAGAGTTCATGAAGCAATGGAATATTGGGGTTTACTTTTCGTTAAG ATTGCAGGAGATAGCAGGGGCATTAGATTCAGCACTTACGACAACTAGTCTTGTACCACTTCAGAATCTAAGTCCTGACAAAGAAAGTCTGACGTTGAAGCAAAGTGTTACACTGTTGGATAGCCTCAAATCCTGCTGGAGAGATGATGTTCTCATTCTCTCCTGCTCTGACAAGTTTCTGCGCTTATCTTTGCAGCTTATTTCCAG GTATTCTAATTGGTTGTCATCTGGACTTGCCGCTCGCAAGATGGGTGCTACGGGGTCGCATCCCGGATGTGAGTGGGCTATCGCTGCTTCGCACGATGACTTAATCTAT GTTATTCATGATGTACGTTTTCTTGCAAGAGAAGTCTGTGGTGATTACCTGGGCCTTGTGCTTCAGCATCTCTCTTCGTGCTCTGCCGAAGTTCATGATTCTGTGAAAGACAGCATTTTGCAGGGAGGAAAATCCTTGAATGACATTGTACCTTCAATCATCAATGCAATTGTGGAAGCTCTGGTTGAGAAGTCTGTTGAG GACTTAAGGCAGCTGAAGGGGATAACAGCGACTTACCGGATGACGAATAAACCTCTTCCTGTCAGGCATTCACCATACGTAGCAGGCGTGTTGCGTCCCCTGAAG ACTTTTCTGGAAGGCGAGCGTGCAAATGCATACTTGACTACAGATGTTAGAAATGCACTGCTACTGAGTGCTGCAACTGAGGTTACCGGCCGCTACAATGAATTGGCCTCTGACCTTGTTAATGTG GCTAGGAAAACAGAATCTTCGCTTCAAAGAATACGTCAGGGTGCACAGAGACGAGCTGGAGCAAGCTCGGATGTATCAGAACAAAATGTGTCTGACACGGATAAGATCTGTATGCAGTTATTCCTGGACATTCAG GAGTATGGGCGCAACCTTTCTGTGCTCGGAGTTGAAGCAGCTGATATCCCAGCGTATCGTTCCTTATGGCAGTGTGTTGCTCCTCCGGACAGGCAAAATGTGATCAGTTTCTAG